Within the Plutella xylostella chromosome 20, ilPluXylo3.1, whole genome shotgun sequence genome, the region tgtttaaaatactttGGAGCTTTTCATAGCCAAGTTAAGATCCTGAAATcctaattatatatttaggtgcctaaatacataaatagctGCAGATGCCATGCTGTATTCGTTACCTTTCTGTACATATTTCGGACATCAGCATTTATATAGATCCTGTATAATATTGACAGATATAATATGATTagaattttatgtattttacaagtacctacataaggaCGGATTTTATATTGTAACTTGTCAcaataagaatatttttatgtgcAGTGGCGCAACGTTAAATTTAACTCTTTCGATATACAAATTAAGAACAAAATACCCCACtgtactacataaatataatctaAAAAAGCCAATAGATTCCTCTAATTCTATCacagaaaatattaatatttaattcattttattttttaatcaacTTCTTTAGGAAAGACTTTACAAGAAAACACTTCAAAATATACAATCAATGTCTAAGCTAACCCATAGATGGCGGTAATACGTCTTATCTAGAAAACCGTTCCTGTAACATAATATGTACTACTTACCTTACAACATAAATTACGGTATTTGTTACCCCTACTTGAGCAACTTACGTCAGAAACGGCccataagtatataaaatctAAATGGGCTATATTAACAGAGCACCTTTGGCAATTccatactattattataacttttgCCAACTATTATAGATGAATCTCTTACAAATAATACATACGTTCACCAAAACTATACGTTATTCAGGCATAAAGTTTGACACTAGATGGCGttctataataaagttttaccTTAGTTCATTTATTCGCCACCAAACTAGATAACATTCACGTCATCTAGCGCAAACTCCATAAACCCGTTCATCTAAAACTACGTGCACTAATTCAGACGTTACCCAACAGATGTCACCCACTCTAGTTCCAACGTCCACCACGAGATGGCGTTTATCAGAAGATAACGTTGCTACCACCACTAGATGGCGTTAATCAGAATACGACGTAGTTAGTTCTAAAGACcaccactagatggcgcttaTCAGAAAAACGTTTCTTACGTTCTAAAGTCCGCCACTAGATGGCGTTTATCTGAAGATGACGTTGCTTGTGTGCGAGCCGCGGTGCGAGCTCGTGTCCCGGACGGTGTTCCGTCGGAAGGGGTTCCACGATGGCGCGCGCCGGGCGGACGACCTGGCCGTGGCTGTGGTAGACCCACTGGAGGCCGTGGATGCGGCTGAGACCGAGCCTTGGTTGGAGTTGGACTGCCGCTGCGTTTCTGGTGATGACTGCGGGACCATTGGGTTTGTTAGAATGGAATGTTCTAGATTCTCCGACCGACCTCTTGAGACACGGTATGTAGgtgttctattttattttatggtatTAGATCCGggatataatatttaaagtaaGCAAGGAGTGCATTGCATGTGCATTTATGCAAAGGCGCGGACCTTTGACAAGTGGCCGGTAGTGGCCGAGGTCAGAGCGGTGTGGCGGTCCTTGGATACATCCAGCAGTGAacgattacgggctgatgataaAGGAGTCCTATTGGCTTCCGCTTAATGATTTAGGCACTTCCCCTTACTAAACAATAATCAAAACTCACCCGTCTGTCATTAGCAACGAGCGCGTGGTCCATCGGAGTGACGAGTTTCACTGTCAAGGAGTCCCCAGCGCGCTGGATCAGACTGACCACCTCTTCATGGGAGCTCCACTTCACGTCGCGAGACCCTATCGCCACTATAAAGTCGCCTTCTCGCATGCCGCCGATCTGGAAGTTATAGGAAACTTTGTTAAGATGGAGGATTTGGCGATTTTGAGGATGGCTAGGGATCGATAATGtctttcaataataataacaatatgtgGGAACAcctcacacacggccacccCACCCCAAACtagcagagcctgtaatataaATCCATTGATTTACAGATGTACAGGCCATTGCCTGTATATCTGTATAACCTGCTGTTATGTAGTAGTCTAAGCGGGTGATCAGGGATCGAAAGGGGCTAAATGCATCGATACCCTAATCTACACCCTTCATCAATATTTTTCTAGCTACCTAAGGTACTAGTTACTTTACTTCCACATGCAAACCCTGCCAAAATACTCAATGACTGTAATTCTTACCTCTGCCAAAGAATTGGGTTCAACACTAGCAATGATGACCGGCGAATCTCCCCGAACGGAAAACCCGAATCCCTCATCCTCATTCTTCTGTACATTGGAAACATTGTAGTCACTCGCCACCCTTCTTATCTGGTCATTCTTCGAACCTCTACGATCACCCCTGGCATTCCTCTCCTTCAAGTGCCCATTGCAGTAAACCTCAGGCCTATCTAGCTTATTGAATCCATTCTCCGTATTCGATCTGACAAAACTGTCATTGCTGACTTTGTGTCTGTAATCGCTGTATTTGGACTCAAAGTTATCGATGACCTTCGGATGGTAATCGCAGTTATTGTTGTTGAAACTATTGATGTAGACCCCGTTCTGTTTTGTGACTCTGTGTAGTTTCTTCTCATATTCATCGGTGTATTTCTCGTCGCTTCTGATTATTTGGTTGTAGTAAGTACTGTTGTCTTCTGATCTGTCTCTTTTGCCGCTCATTCGGAGGTTTTTGATGCCGTTTTTGATGATCTCACAAGGTTTCAGATGTTCCTCGTCCCCGTTTACGTCTCCGTTCTTGTTTCTTCTGGAGGAGTCTCTTCTTTTATCCATGTTCTTCTGTAGTTGCACCAGGCGTGGGGCACTCCAGTGGCGCTTAGCTGAGAATATGGCGATGGGTCCCAGAGACTTGAATAAGTCTTCCACTCGGTGCTGAGCGAAGTCCGGCGGAGTCAGCGCCAGTTGGAACTTCGATGACGCTGGAATTTGAGATGGTTGATGTTAGTTTGTGTAATGAGATTTTGACGTGCTTACGGCGGACGGAAGAAAATCCGCTGTTGGATAAGGATGATTGAACAGACTGGAGGTCTGGAGGTGTGatagttacataaatatgattCTTTGCCTCTTTATCAGCTTCAAGCCTGTGCAAATTCTGTATATTGTTGAACAATTGAATATGGAATGTAGACAAACAAGCTTCTCTCGAGGCATAATTACAAGCTATATTTAACTATTCCACAGTTTCATATAGCATGAGAGAAAAAACCAAATCAAGGTAGTGGCTGGAAGAAGAAGGCCAGGGAGGGGTGGGGAGGGGAGGGTGCACTCACGCAAGATGGCGGGCGCCTCCAGCAGGTCGTTGAACTCGGGCTCGTCGAACTGCGCGCGCTCCTTGCCGGCGCGCTCCGCGTGCTGCCGCACCAGCCGCGCCAGGCACTCCTTGCCGCGGAGCTCTCTGCGGGAGGGAGGGGTAGTGTTAGTGCTTCAggatttctattctattctctgtgtgAGTATAGGTAGCTAAACGTTCTCTCGAATTGGACCCCAAATAGACATTTTGTTTGAGCCTTGCAGTTTTATAAAGTTGTGTTGCTGGGTAGTTGTGCCTTTGGGAAGTTGTCCTCATGGACCGAAAGGTCACCAAGGTTTAAAGACCCTTCCTAAGTCATTTTACACCACAGTGGttcactgcgggttggtgggcaCATAATCTAGATGTGATGAATGTGATGAATGTTATGTACGTTTCACGATGTTTTTATTCACTGTGCCAGGTATTTAAAGTGGCTggattacctacatattaaggtcatagaataataactattactctaggtttaataatttataaaattgaattaataattCTAAAACCTATAGTTAGTTATAAAAGTGTCCCCAAACCTGCACATCCGCTGCAACCTCAAAGCCTCTTCATACAGCGCCTGAGCTTCGGCCAAGTGCGCCATGCCCAGCGCCACCCTGTCCGGCTCGTCGGCCGTGTCGCGGACCGTGTCGCCGCCGCGGTCGGCCGTGTAGACCGCCCGGATGCGGTCGTTGATGCGGGTGGTGGTCCGGGACACGTTGAGCAGGCCCGTCGCGCAGAAGTGGTGGGCTAAAGCTGGGGGGAATTGCTGGGTTTGTTATTTGTCTTTTGTTAATGGGCTAAGGGAGAATACAATTAAGTGAGTTACCACGGgctagacgagttctcgattGGAGACCAAAAACCGTGAGCGTGAGACGCCCTTCGGCCATTAGGGCCATTTTAAGGTCAGAGTGTTGAAACGATCCTTCGGAGAAGCCTACGTCTAATAACTAGTGCTGGTTGAATACctgctggtgatgatgatgttgtgTAACGAATTAGAGAACACCGACATACCTTTATAGAATTCAGTCTTGACGTGGACCAGAGACACCCACGAGTATGGCACGTAGTTGAACACTCCTTCCGTCTGCATCTGCACCACACGAAATACACAGTTGTAAAATACAGAATGAGCACTATGATGTTTGAACCCTATGTATAGTGCACAAAAATTCGGAAGGTGTTTAAAGGTAAGAGTTTGTAAGCAAGCACTATACTCAAAAACAACGCTGGATCTACCTCTCTTCCGTAGGGCGTTTAGATGTTCAATAAGCCCTAcggaatttcaaaattcttcttcttctagaGTAGATTGATGGCAATAAGTCTTACAACCTTGAGATAACGCACTCCCTTTGGCAATAATTAGAAGAACGGTGATGCTTTTGTATATAGGAAACTCCATAAACTTATTACCTTGATCCTTACCTTGCTGAAGGATCCCAAACTAACGCCCCTTTTTTTCCTTGGACACGGAACCCATTTTTTGAACTACTTGATTATAGTGACCTGTAGCTCCCGACGACTAGGTCATAAACTACAGGCACTATACCTTCAGTCAGACGGCAGTCTGACATCAGGGATCCAGCGTATACGAGTATATAGCCACAGTACTCACAAGGAGAGTCGCCTCAGGGTCACAAACTAACGCCCCTTTTCTTCCTTGGAAAGTCCAAAACAATGCTTTTCCATCAGCCACAACCCAACATACAACCCTTACCTTCTGATACAGCTGCTCATAGGTGGCCGCCAGCTGCGCGCTCTCCTGCGCGAGGTCGAGGCACAGGTCCACGTCGTCCCGCAGCTCCATCTCCCGGGCGGAACACTCCTCGCGAGCCTGGAGCTGGAGCTTCTCGAAGAGGCACTCTCGGGCTTGCGCCTGGGGGGTAGATAAGGGGATTATAGTTATAGGGGGTGTTGTAAAAGAAGAGTTTAGTAGTTGGGCCGAATGGGAAGAATCTGAGGCTCATTCTGCGGTCACCTTTTGCTGAGGTAAAATAACATGAACTCCTGTTAACTActgaataagtaggtaaaagtCATGGACGGGGTTTGTTAGCTCTCCTTGGGAGGTTCTAATGACCGGCAGTGAATCATCacagctgatgatgatgatgtgattCTAACATTTATTAGAGAATTATTACTCTATGTCCAGCCTTTGAAAGGGGCTGGTTtctgtaatttatttactagATGTCAGGATGTTGGCTACTGCAGTTCCATCTGCACCAGTTCAtcatcgacgtagataaacgtcgcCATGTCACGATTCACGATAGATACCACCGATTTAATCGGAAGTTTATCGACCCGTGCTGCGGCGACAGCCCATTGGCTTGCTTTAACACTGTAGAATCGTCGGTACGGTTTACTATTAAATTGTTGTATCACATACCGTCATCAAAGCACCCAGCACCAGCAGCGTATCAGCAGCCAGGTCCACGCTCGGCGCGTTGGTGAAGTTCTCGTGTATGTAGCGCAGCGTGCCGGCCGCGCGGAGCAGCGTGTCCATTACTCCTTCTAACTGCTGCGCTCATGGTACCAAATGGGCAGCCCACAAATAGTCCCGGCGCGCCGTATAACTCCTACACAGTATTGCGTTCCTGGTACCAGACTAGCAGCCCGACAATAGTCCACTGCAGTACCCACTTTACGGACCAGTTATCgatgtagataaacgtcactatatcgcgattcacgATAAATACGGTGCCTTTAATCGTATGTTTATCGACTCGTGATGCATGGGCTTGCTCATGGCTTGCCCTAAGACTGAAGAGTTGGTGGTATAGTATTGTTATTTACCGTCATCAAAGCCCCCAGAACCAGCAGAGTATCAGCAGCCAGGTCCACACTCGGCGCGTTGGTGAAGTTCTCGTGTATGTAGCGAAGCGTGCCGGCCGCGCGGAGCAGCGCGTCCACCGCGCCGTCTAGCCCTTGTGCGGTGTTGCGATCCTGGTACCAGACAGAGGTAGATTGATTACAGGCTGGTCAGATTGAGTTGTGAGGTCGAAGAGGAAAATGCAGGCTGGATACCTGCATGAAGTTACTACTTAATGATTTTACAGTAGGTATGCAGTCCGTGACTGATGTAGTTCCTTCGTGCAACAGAGCCATAAACAGATCAAAGGAGGATTGTTGTACATAACTTGGGAGTTGGtgatgatcatcatcataataatataatgatcatcattattatatcaGTGATCATATCAGTGAGCAATTGTATCCCTTGTGTCAGGAAAACAAGAGAAAGTAATACAGCTGAAGGTAAGCATGAAATAATGATGAATATAAAGTGGTTGTTATACCTGTTTAGCGCCTATTTGTGTGTAGATTCCCGCCATGTTGAACAGGACACACGCCTTCTCAAACGCAACTGTTCGTTGGCAAGATGGGACTCCTGGAATTAAtacattcatacaaattaCTAGGCATACACGTGCATTATTAGAAGAGTTGAaagcaaattaaaatattgactCACACGCCCATCCTTTCTTCGTAGCGTGGCGATAGTACATTAGAGTTCGACTCATTACAGTTGATTAAGTTATCAGTCGAAGCTGGTGCCTTCCCTAATGTGGGTCTAATGTATTGTTATAGGTGCTATGTTGTAAGTTCTTGTTCTTGTAACATATACGTACAatcacgagcaattaaaaagttccagttagCAAAAGCACCAAATTTGACGCCGTccgcaatattaaagtacctacctaagtacatcAACacttaccaactaaaaacgtaaatattataatcaacTTCTAAATATAATCGGaatcatttggtgttgacattttgtaaatggaactttttcattgctcgtccGTGTACTAGAACATTATCACGTACCAGTAAGCGAGTCGAACCACTCGAAGTAGACGCCGAGCGAGCGGTCCGGCGGGAAGAACCGGCGCTCGATGAAGTACAGCTGGTTGTAGTACTTGAACAGCAGCGCCACGCCCGCGCCCGAGCGCACCGGCGTGCGCATGGCCTGGAAGGAAGAATATATAACTAGTTAGTCAAAAAGCGTCCACTTCTCGATATTTAGGTCctggaataaaatatttagggtCTAGATTAGAGGAAGAAACTCATCAGCAAACAGAAAAATAGACACGGCTAGCACGGCATGGCGTGGAAGGAGGCAATATCGTCATAATTAGCCATGAATCATCCATTTCTGGATATTTTCACAGGTTCAAGATCCTATAGAGGagaaacacaaacaaaaacacacaGCTCGCAAACAGCACGACAAAGACAGGAGAGTTATTGACTGAATCTTGGCGGGTGGGTAAGAGGTGAGAACTGGAGCTGATGAAGTACAGCTGGTTGTAGTACTTGAACAGCAGCGCCACGCCCGCGCCCGAGCGGACCGGCGTGCGCATGGCCTGGAAATATAGGGAATAATCATCATGAGGGTAGGCATTTGGGGACTGGAAGAGAGGAGGGAGCCACCCATCAACAATCGTTAATCAAACAAAAACACAGAGCCAACACGGCGGGCACATGGCCTGGAAGGAGGAAAGTCTTTAacatcttatttatttatttatatacactttattgtacacatacacaagcaaacataaaagagaacagttacaaatcaaaacacaagacgtatacaaaggcgggcttattgccaaaaagcaatttcttccagccaacctacgaCTGGGTGAAAGATAAATGACATTAGATCCTTTAACTAACttgagtaggtacaattaataattatcaaaCAGAAATTAGCCTATGGTttaaatctaaaattaaattaacagtGCATGattacaacataaaataaacataatattataacatataacttatatataaatatatactacataaatataaatatatatacctatatatctaTTTTACCTGCCAACCTAATGATTCAAAATAGTGatgtctaatattttttttaaaagttgccATTGATGGTGACTGTCGTACTTCCTAGGCAAGGAGTTCCACAAACATGCTGCCTTCATTGCAAATGAATCGCTATAGGAGGCAGCATTATGATCAGGAATGCTCAACAATTTGTTTTCTACCGACCTCATGGCTCTACCCTGAGAATGTGAACACAAAAACGAAAACTTGCACTTCAGGTATTGGGGAGATGAGGGGTTATTTAAAACACTGTACAATATGTTGAGAATATGagtattccggcgaaggcgaatCGGAAGCCACTGTAATTGAGCTCGATACTCAGAAATGTGATCATATTTGCGCAATCCGAAAATGAATCGGATGCACAGGTTCTGGAGACGTTCGAGTTTGTTGAGTAGCTCTTCAGTGAGGTCAAGATAGCTTACATCGGCGTAATCAAGAATGGGAAACAGTAAGGACTGTGCCAACGTAACTTTAGTGTTCAGTGGTAGGAAGTACTGCAAGCGCttacatcatcattatcagccaaGAGTCGCCCATATCTGGACATTTCCACAGGTTCCGGGCCCTAAGTATAGAGGAGAAAAAAAACAGATACCTCGCAAAATTTTCTGCAGGAGATGAATCTCTAGAAATCGGTGTCTAACCTTCTAGGGAGGAACCTGCGATCTTATGTATCTCCAATAGAAAACCTTTCCTTAGTATCACTATGTTATCTAAGTGTTGTGATGTTTCTTAGTGAAATTCCTGAAGTGGACGATTACggtatgtacatacatagaaatattatacacacacacacacactcacgccttgtactactgtactcccttgcggggtaggcagaggtgcattgctgcacccacttttcgccagtgttatgttagtcccaatgtaatagggggcgagcctattgccattttacgggcacatccaagacccgagaacaaatatctgtgtttatacaaatatctgccccagccgggaatcgaacccgggaccttcggctcagtagtcagggtcactaaccactacgccattcggccgtcagaaatattatacctacttctaaaatataaaaaaaatgcgaaaCCAAAATCCTTGATCTTTTTAAGAATCCAATAAATTTTAGAGGTAGatcaaatttatataaatacttagttaagttaaaatattgttatttccACGATGCATTATTCAAGTTTTAGTAGATCAAGGCCAGAATTGATTTTACTTCCTTTCGGCACTATAATCCCAGGCAGGATACGAACACTGGAGATAATCATGctaattattgtataaattatgcgtttatcatttcaaaaataattttggaTAGTTCAAGGAGAGCATAATGATGAATAATTAGAATATTAAAtcattttaattaggtatttacatCACTATGCTTAGGTAgttcatgtttttttgttttatttgattcaAGCACCTTTTGTTGATTTCTGTAAAACTATACGATATTCCGATAGTACTAGTAactagtaggtatacatacagtGCCGGTTTTAGTACTACCAGCGCCCTGGGCGAGATTTCTACGGGGCGCCCCCAAACTGCAATTCAAACCCATACGAAAAAAGGCGAAGGATCATAATGAAATAAccattacctacttaatgaaaaatttaaaaaaaatgcagttcGTAACTTAGCGTGGACCGCCTGATTACT harbors:
- the LOC105380923 gene encoding rhophilin-2-B isoform X1: MDEGKIHKTCVVVNSCDDDEESRDEVDHELPKNNPFKRGSDPRVATCRGRLQTRRCQLNQEINKELRLRAGAENLFKATTNRKLRETVALELSFVNSNLQLLKEQLAELNSSVEIYQSDSKEWVMPMIPLGLKETKEVDFREPFKDFIMEHYSEAPAAYEDAISDFMDMRQAMRTPVRSGAGVALLFKYYNQLYFIERRFFPPDRSLGVYFEWFDSLTGVPSCQRTVAFEKACVLFNMAGIYTQIGAKQDRNTAQGLDGAVDALLRAAGTLRYIHENFTNAPSVDLAADTLLVLGALMTAQARECLFEKLQLQAREECSAREMELRDDVDLCLDLAQESAQLAATYEQLYQKMQTEGVFNYVPYSWVSLVHVKTEFYKALAHHFCATGLLNVSRTTTRINDRIRAVYTADRGGDTVRDTADEPDRVALGMAHLAEAQALYEEALRLQRMCRELRGKECLARLVRQHAERAGKERAQFDEPEFNDLLEAPAILPSSKFQLALTPPDFAQHRVEDLFKSLGPIAIFSAKRHWSAPRLVQLQKNMDKRRDSSRRNKNGDVNGDEEHLKPCEIIKNGIKNLRMSGKRDRSEDNSTYYNQIIRSDEKYTDEYEKKLHRVTKQNGVYINSFNNNNCDYHPKVIDNFESKYSDYRHKVSNDSFVRSNTENGFNKLDRPEVYCNGHLKERNARGDRRGSKNDQIRRVASDYNVSNVQKNEDEGFGFSVRGDSPVIIASVEPNSLAEIGGMREGDFIVAIGSRDVKWSSHEEVVSLIQRAGDSLTVKLVTPMDHALVANDRRSSPETQRQSNSNQGSVSAASTASSGSTTATARSSARRAPSWNPFRRNTVRDTSSHRGSHTSNVIFR
- the LOC105380923 gene encoding rhophilin-1 isoform X2, translated to MMKMAAIQKLMGSDPRVATCRGRLQTRRCQLNQEINKELRLRAGAENLFKATTNRKLRETVALELSFVNSNLQLLKEQLAELNSSVEIYQSDSKEWVMPMIPLGLKETKEVDFREPFKDFIMEHYSEAPAAYEDAISDFMDMRQAMRTPVRSGAGVALLFKYYNQLYFIERRFFPPDRSLGVYFEWFDSLTGVPSCQRTVAFEKACVLFNMAGIYTQIGAKQDRNTAQGLDGAVDALLRAAGTLRYIHENFTNAPSVDLAADTLLVLGALMTAQARECLFEKLQLQAREECSAREMELRDDVDLCLDLAQESAQLAATYEQLYQKMQTEGVFNYVPYSWVSLVHVKTEFYKALAHHFCATGLLNVSRTTTRINDRIRAVYTADRGGDTVRDTADEPDRVALGMAHLAEAQALYEEALRLQRMCRELRGKECLARLVRQHAERAGKERAQFDEPEFNDLLEAPAILPSSKFQLALTPPDFAQHRVEDLFKSLGPIAIFSAKRHWSAPRLVQLQKNMDKRRDSSRRNKNGDVNGDEEHLKPCEIIKNGIKNLRMSGKRDRSEDNSTYYNQIIRSDEKYTDEYEKKLHRVTKQNGVYINSFNNNNCDYHPKVIDNFESKYSDYRHKVSNDSFVRSNTENGFNKLDRPEVYCNGHLKERNARGDRRGSKNDQIRRVASDYNVSNVQKNEDEGFGFSVRGDSPVIIASVEPNSLAEIGGMREGDFIVAIGSRDVKWSSHEEVVSLIQRAGDSLTVKLVTPMDHALVANDRRSSPETQRQSNSNQGSVSAASTASSGSTTATARSSARRAPSWNPFRRNTVRDTSSHRGSHTSNVIFR